The genomic window TCGACCAGGCCGAGTTCCTCGCCCTGGTAGAGGTAGGTGCTGCCGGGCAGGGCGAGGATGAACGCCGTCGCGGCGCGGGCCCGGCGCAGCCCGCCCGCGGTGTCGGGCGCGGGGTCGGTGCCGTTCGAGAGCAGCCAGGCGTTCTGGTCGGCGCCGGCGGGCAGGGCGTAGCGGCTGGCGTGCCGGACGACGTCGTGGTTGGACAGCACCCACGTCGAGGAGCTGCCGGCGTCGGCGGCGAAGCGCAGGTTGTCGGTGACGATCTCGCGGAACGCGTCCGCGGCGAAGTCGGCCTTGAGCAGGTCGAAGTTGAACGCCTGGCCGAGCCCCTCGGGGGAGGCGTAGCGGGCGCGGCGGTGGGCCGGGACCCAGGCCTCGGCGACGGCCGTGCGCGGCGGGTCGTACTGGTCGAAGAGCTTGCGCCACTCGGCGTACACCTCGTGCACCTCGTCGCGGTCGAGGTAGCGGTGCGCGCCGTCGACGAGCCCGTCCAGCTCGGCCGTCGTCGGCAGCGGCTCGCTGAGGTCCTTGGTCAGGGCGTTGGCGACGTCGATGCGGAACCCGTCGACACCGCGGTCGGCCCAGAACCGCAGGGTCTGCAGGTGGTCCGCGCGCACGTCGGGGTGGTCCCAGTTCCAGTCCGGCTGCTCGGGGGCGAACAGGTGCAGGTACCAGTCGCCGTCGCCGACGGGTTCCCACGCCGACCCGCCGAACATCGCGGTCCAGTCGCTGGGGGGCAGTTCGCCGTGCTCGCCGCCGCCGCGGCGGAACACGTACCGCTCCCGCTCGGGGGAGCCGGGGCCGGCGGCCAGGGCGGCCTGGAACCAGCGGTGCCGGTTCGAGGAGTGGTTGGGGACGATGTCGACGACGAGCTTGATCCCCGCGCCGTGCAGGGCGGCGACCAGTTCGTCGAACTGCTCCAGGGTGCCGATCTTCGGGTCGACGTCGCGGTGGTCGTCGACGTCGTACCCGCCGTCGGCCAGGGCCGAGGGGTAGAAGGGCGAGAGCCACACGGCGTCGACGCCGAGGCGGGTCAGGTACGGGACGCGGGAGGTGATGCCGGGCAGGTCGCCGATGCCGTCGCCGTTCGAGTCGGCGAAGCTGCGCGGGTAGACCTGGTAGACGACGGCCTGCCGCCACCAGTCCTTCGTGGGCTGTTCCACGGTGGATCTCCGATGATCGTGTACTTGATGTTGGCCCTAAATCTAAGGCCTGGTTAAAGTGTGCCCAGGTCGGGCGAGAGGGGTCAAGGGGTGCCGACGGGAGTCTCGGTGACGCGCCGGCTGCGCGACGAGAACGCGCTCGCGGTGCTCCACCACGTCTGGGACCTGCCCGCCGGCCCGGACGGCTCCGAACCCGCCGTGACCGGCACCGACCTCATCGCCGCCACGGGGCTGTCCCGCGCGACCGTCCACGACGTGTGCGAGGAGCTCATCGGTCGCGGGTGGTTGCGGGAGCTGCCCAACGAGCGGGCCGCCGGCACCTACACCAAGGGCCGCCCCGCCCGCCGGTACGCGTTCGACGTCCACGCCGGGGTCGTCGTGGGGATCGACGCGGGGCAGCACCGGATCGCGGCGCGGGTGGGCGACCTGCGCGGACGTCCGCTGGCCGACGTCGCGCGCGAGGTCGCCCACGAACCGGCGAGCACCCCCGCCGCCGAGCGCCTCGAGGTCGTGGCGGCGACCGTCCGGCAGGCCCTGGCGCAGGCCGGTTCCCCGCAGGTGCTGTCCGTCGTCCTCGGCGTCCCGGCCCCCGTGGGGCCCTCGGGCCGCACCGAGTTCTCCGGCAACCCCTACTGGGGGTTCGTCAACGCCGACCTGGCCGGTGGGCTGTCGTCCCGGCACGGGTGGCCGGTCCTGGCCGAGAACGACGCCAACCTCGCCGCGCTGGCCGAGGGGTGGATCGGCAGCGGCCGGGGCGTGCGCCACCAGGTGACCCTGCTCGCCGGCGAGCGCATCGGGGCCGGTGTCGTCGACGACGGCCGGCTGCTGCGCGGGGCCCGCGGCGGGGTGGGGGAGATGCGCTACCTGACCATCGTCGACGGCGTCGGTTCCCCCGCCGGGCTCGGCAAGGTGCTGCGCGACCTGGTGGCCGAGGCGGGCGGGACGGGCGCGGCCGAGGACGTCGTCGCCGCGGCCGCCGCCGGCGAGGAACTGGCCGGGTCGCTGCTCGCCGTGGCCGCCGACCGGCTGGCCCGCGTCGTCGTGACCCTCGCGAGCCTGTTCGACCCCGAACGCGTCGTCGTCGCCGGCGGGGTCGCCGGGGCGCTCGGCCTCGTCGAGCGGGTCAACGCCGAACTGCCCCGCTTCCTCGACGAACCCCGGCCCCTCGTCGTCGCCTCCACCCTCGGGCGCGACGTCGTCGTCCTCGGCGCGGTGCGCCGGGCCCTGGACGACGTGCGGGACCGGGTGCTGTCGCTGTCCCTGGAGCGGGCCGGGAGCTAGAAGGAGTGCTCCGGGCCGGGGAAGCTCGCGTCCTCGACCTCGGCCGCGTACGCGCGGGCCGCGTCGCCGAGCGCGGTGCGCAGGTCGGCGAACTTCTTCACGAACGTCGCCGTGCGGTCGCTGAGGCCCGCGAAGTCCTGCCACACCAGGACCTGCGCGTCGCAGCCGTTCCCGGCGCCGATCCCGACCGTGGGGACGGCCAGGGACTCGGTGACCTGCCGGGCCACGTCGGCCGGGACCATCTCCAGCACCACCGCGAACGCCCCCGCCTCGGCCACCGCGCGGGCGTCCTGCAGCACCCCGGCGGCCGCCTCGCCCCGGCCCTGCACGCGGTACCCGCCCAGGGCGTGCTCGGACTGCGGGGTGAACCCGATGTGCCCCATCACGGGGATCCCGGCGTCCACCACGGCCCGCACCCGCGAGGCCGTCCGGGCCCCGCCCTCGAGCTTGACGGCGTGGGCGCCGCCCTCCTTCATGAGCCGCACGGCCGACTGGACGGCCTGCTCGTCGGAGGCCTCGTAGGAGCCGAACGGCAGGTCGGCCACCACGAGGGCGTT from Kineococcus rhizosphaerae includes these protein-coding regions:
- a CDS encoding glycoside hydrolase family 13 protein, translating into MEQPTKDWWRQAVVYQVYPRSFADSNGDGIGDLPGITSRVPYLTRLGVDAVWLSPFYPSALADGGYDVDDHRDVDPKIGTLEQFDELVAALHGAGIKLVVDIVPNHSSNRHRWFQAALAAGPGSPERERYVFRRGGGEHGELPPSDWTAMFGGSAWEPVGDGDWYLHLFAPEQPDWNWDHPDVRADHLQTLRFWADRGVDGFRIDVANALTKDLSEPLPTTAELDGLVDGAHRYLDRDEVHEVYAEWRKLFDQYDPPRTAVAEAWVPAHRRARYASPEGLGQAFNFDLLKADFAADAFREIVTDNLRFAADAGSSSTWVLSNHDVVRHASRYALPAGADQNAWLLSNGTDPAPDTAGGLRRARAATAFILALPGSTYLYQGEELGLVEVADLPAEDLQDPTWLRSQGEEKGRDGCRVPLPWTAEGSSHGFGPGGSHLPQPAWFADVAVDRQDGVEGSTLEFYRQALAARRRLRTTEDLTWLPSAPDVVSFSRPGGWTVLTNAGTEPVDVPAGELVLASGPLDGDRVPPDTTVWVQA
- a CDS encoding ROK family protein, translated to MPTGVSVTRRLRDENALAVLHHVWDLPAGPDGSEPAVTGTDLIAATGLSRATVHDVCEELIGRGWLRELPNERAAGTYTKGRPARRYAFDVHAGVVVGIDAGQHRIAARVGDLRGRPLADVAREVAHEPASTPAAERLEVVAATVRQALAQAGSPQVLSVVLGVPAPVGPSGRTEFSGNPYWGFVNADLAGGLSSRHGWPVLAENDANLAALAEGWIGSGRGVRHQVTLLAGERIGAGVVDDGRLLRGARGGVGEMRYLTIVDGVGSPAGLGKVLRDLVAEAGGTGAAEDVVAAAAAGEELAGSLLAVAADRLARVVVTLASLFDPERVVVAGGVAGALGLVERVNAELPRFLDEPRPLVVASTLGRDVVVLGAVRRALDDVRDRVLSLSLERAGS
- the panB gene encoding 3-methyl-2-oxobutanoate hydroxymethyltransferase — translated: MSYATEPPARRRRTRVHHLQQWKETGHRWAMLTSYDTMTAQVFDEAGIPVLLVGDSAANTVFGMSSTLPVTLDHLLPLTRAVVAGAPNALVVADLPFGSYEASDEQAVQSAVRLMKEGGAHAVKLEGGARTASRVRAVVDAGIPVMGHIGFTPQSEHALGGYRVQGRGEAAAGVLQDARAVAEAGAFAVVLEMVPADVARQVTESLAVPTVGIGAGNGCDAQVLVWQDFAGLSDRTATFVKKFADLRTALGDAARAYAAEVEDASFPGPEHSF